The following are from one region of the Vicugna pacos chromosome 9, VicPac4, whole genome shotgun sequence genome:
- the LOC102541268 gene encoding cytochrome P450 2F5, with protein MDSMSTAILLLLLALIYLFLTISSKGKGQLPPGPRPLPFLGNLLQLRSQDMLTSLTKLSKKYGSVYTVYLGPRRVVVLSGYQAVKEALVDQGEEFSGRGDYPVFLNFTKGNGIAFSNGDRWKVLRRFSVQILRNFGMGKRSIEERILEESNFLLAELRKTEGEPFDPTFVLSRSVSNIICSVIFGSRFDYEDERLLNIIHLINENFQIMSSPWGELYNIFPSLLDWLPGPHRCLFQNFGRMKDLIARSVRDHQATLDPESPRDFIDCFLTKIAQEKQDPLSHFHMDTLLMTTHNLIFGGTETVGTTLRHAFLVLLKYPKVQARVQEEIDRVVGRERLPALEDRPAMPYTDAVIHEVQRFADVIPMSLPHRVIRDTAFRGFLLPKGTDIITLLNTVHYDPSQFLTPQEFNPEHFLDASQSFKKSPAFMPFSAGRRLCLGESLARMELFLYFTAILQNFSLQPLGAPEDIDLTPISSGLGNLPRPFQLRLRAR; from the exons ATGGACAGTATGAGCACAGCCATCTTGCTCCTGCTCCTGGCTCTCATCTATCTGTTCCTGACCATCAGCTCAAAGGGCAAAGGCCAGCTGCCTCCAGGCCCCAGACCTCTCCCATTCCTGGGAAACCTGCTGCAGCTTCGCTCCCAAGACATGCTGACCTCCCTCACCAAG CTGAGCAAGAAGTACGGCTCAGTGTATACAGTGTACCTGGGGCCCAGACGGGTGGTGGTCCTCAGCGGGTACCAAGCCGTGAAGGAGGCCCTTGTGGACCAAGGGGAGGAGTTTAGTGGCCGTGGCGACTACCCTGTCTTTCTCAACTTCACTAAGGGCAATG gCATTGCCTTCTCCAATGGGGACCGATGGAAGGTCCTGAGGAGATTCTCTGTTCAAATTCTGCGCAACTTCGGGATGGGGAAGAGGAGCATTGAGGAGCGGATTCTGGAGGAAAGCAACTTCCTGCTGGCAGAGCTTCGGAAAACTGAAG gtGAGCCCTTCGACCCCACGTTTGTGCTGAGCCGCTCCGTGTCCAACATTATCTGCTCTGTGATCTTCGGCAGCCGCTTCGACTACGAGGACGAGCGTCTGCTCAACATTATCCACCTCATCAATGAGAACTTCCAAATCATGAGCAGCCCCTGGGGAGAG TTGTACAATATCTTTCCGAGCCTCCTGGACTGGCTTCCCGGGCCGCACCGATGCCTTTTCCAGAACTTCGGGCGCATGAAGGACCTCATTGCCCGCAGCGTCCGTGACCATCAGGCCACCCTCGACCCAGAATCTCCCCGGGACTTCATTGATTGCTTCCTTACCAAGATAGCACAG GAGAAGCAGGACCCGCTAAGCCACTTCCATATGGACACACTACTGATGACCACACATAATCTGATCTTTGGCGGCACCGAGACCGTGGGCACCACGCTGCGCCACGCCTTCCTTGTGCTCTTGAAGTACCCAAAAGTGCAAG CCCGCGTCCAGGAGGAGATCGACCGCGTGGTGGGTCGCGAGCGGCTGCCAGCGCTGGAGGACCGACCGGCCATGCCCTATACAGATGCGGTGATCCATGAGGTGCAGCGTTTCGCAGATGTCATTCCCATGAGCTTGCCGCACCGGGTGATTCGGGACACGGCCTTTCGAGGCTTCTTGCTACCCAAG GGCACGGATATCATCACCCTCCTTAATACAGTCCACTACGACCCCAGCCAATTTCTGACGCCTCAGGAATTCAACCCTGAGCATTTTCTGGATGCCAGTCAGTCCTTCAAGAAGAGCCCTGCCTTCATGCCCTTCTCAGCAG GACGTCGGCTGTGCCTGGGTGAGTCGCTGGCGCGCATGGAGCTCTTCCTCTACTTCACTGCCATCCTGCAGAACTTCTCTCTGCAGCCGCTGGGGGCGCCCGAGGACATCGACCTGACCCCGATCAGCTCGGGTCTCGGCAATTTGCCGCGGCCTTTCCAGCTGCGCCTGCGCGCGCGCTGA
- the LOC140697995 gene encoding cytochrome P450 2B10-like: MSTKFVCHGGLASVSALLHPRPKGNQIKVKGLIEDQRHDDYWRHSAAVAGLATGTSQVELGCLGNSGTEGPTPWAHTTSASGELTAAGVWTPGPCTHGGIYCSNGQRWQTLRNFALGALKGFGLEMRTIKERVQEEAACLLGEFQATIGAPFDPRRLLDNAMSVICSVVFGNRYGYEDLEFLKLLDLFNDTFHVISSRRGEMRASAPQIQRHRQRQQPGVTLDFIDCFLDQVDKVKGHAALNSIPAAHQQKPDKRSTYLLCPQEQDPESHF; encoded by the exons ATGAGTACCAAGTTTGTCTGCCATGGTGGCCTGGCCTCAG TGTCTGCCCTGCTCCACCCAAGACCCAAAGGGAATCAAATAAAGGTAAAGGGACTCATCGAGGATCAAAGGCATGATGATTACTGGCGTCACAGCGCTGCTGTTGCTGGTCTTGCTACTGGCACTAGTCAGGTAGAACTGGGGTGCCTGGGGAACTCAGGCACAGAGGGCCCTACCCCCTGGGCCCACACCACTTCCGCTTCTGGGGAGCTTACTGCAGCTGGAGTCTGGACGCCTGGACCGTGCACTCATGGAG GCATCTACTGTTCCAACGGGCAGCGGTGGCAAACCCTGCGCAATTTTGCACTTGGAGCACTTAAGGGGTTCGGTCTGGAAATGCGGACCATCAAGGAGCGTGTTCAGGAAGAGGCGGCTTGTCTGCTTGGCGAATTTCAAGCCACCATTG GAGCCCCGTTCGACCCCCGACGACTACTAGATAATGCCATGTCTGTTATCTGTTCCGTGGTCTTTGGGAACCGCTATGGCTACGAGGATCTGGAATTCCTGAAGCTCCTGGACCTCTTCAATGACACCTTCCACGTCATAAGCTCCAGACGGGGCGAGATGAGAGCGTCGGCACCA CAAATCCAACGGCACCGGCAGAGGCAGCAGCCTGGGGTGACTCTCGATTTCATCGACTGTTTCCTGGATCAGGTGGATAAGGTGAAGGGTCATGCTGCCCTAAACTCTATCCCTGCTGCCCACCAGCAGAAGCCTGACAAGCGCAGCACCTATCTCCTCTGCCCACAGGAACAGGACCCGGAGAGCCACTTCTAG
- the EGLN2 gene encoding prolyl hydroxylase EGLN2, producing MDSPCQPQPLSQALSQLPGSVTEPLEPSRARMGVESYLPCPLLSYHCPGAPGEASAGSGTPRATVTSTTASPLPEGFGGQDGGELRPLQSEGAAALVTKECQRLAAQGARPEAPKRKWAEDGGDAPAPSKRPWARQENQEAEAEGEGCSSGNGEGSAGLREEVLPSAPERLALDYIVPCMRYYGICVKDNFLGAALGSRVLAEVEALKRGGRLRDGQLVSQRAIPPRSIRGDQIAWVEGHEPGCRSIGALMAHVDAVIRHCAGRLGSYVINGRTKAMVACYPGNGLGYVRHVDNPHGDGRCITCIYYLNQNWDVKVHGGLLQIFPEGRPVVANIEPLFDRLLIFWSDRRNPHEVKPAYATRYAITVWYFDAKERAAAKDKYQLASGQKGVQVPVSQPTTPT from the exons ATGGACAGCCCGTGCCAGCCACAGCCCCTGAGTCAGGCTCTCTCTCAGTTGCCGGGTTCAGTGACAGAGCCCTTGGAGCCTAGCCGGGCCAGGATGGGGGTGGAGAGTTATCTGCCCTGTCCCCTGCTGTCCTACCACTGTCCAGGAGCGCCTGGTGAGGCCTCGGCGGGGAGTGGGACCCCCAGAGCCACAGTTACTTCCACCACAGCCAGCCCCCTGCCAGAGGGCTTTGGTGGGCAGGATGGCGGGGAGCTGCGGCCATTGCAGAGTGAGGGTGCTGCGGCGCTGGTCACCAAGGAGTGCCAGCGACTGGCAGCCCAGGGCGCCCGGCCTGAGGCTCCCAAACGGAAATGGGCAGAGGATGGTGGGGATGCCCCTGCACCCAGCAAGCGGCCCTGGGCCAGGCAGGAGAACCAAGAGGCGGAGGCAGAAGGGGAGGGCTGCAGCAGTGGCAATGGTGAGGGCAGCGCTGGGCTGAGGGAGGAGGTGCTGCCCTCTGCTCCTGAGCGCCTGGCCCTGGACTATATTGTGCCCTGCATGCGGTACTATGGCATCTGCGTCAAGGACAACTTTCTGGGGGCGGCACTGGGCAGCCGCGTGCTGGCGGAGGTGGAGGCCCTGAAGCGGGGAGGGCGCCTGCGTGATGGGCAGCTAGTGAGCCAGCGGGCTATCCCGCCACGCAGCATCCGTGGGGACCAGATTGCCTGGGTGGAAGGCCATGAGCCGGGCTGCCGAAGCATCGGTGCCCTCATGGCCCATGTGGATGCTGTAATCCGCCACTGTGCTGGGAGGCTGGGCAGCTACGTCATCAACGGGCGCACCAAG GCCATGGTGGCGTGTTACCCAGGCAACGGGCTGGGGTACGTGAGACATGTGGACAACCCCCATGGCGATGGGCGCTGCATCACCTGTATCTATTACCTGAACCAGAACTGGGACGTCAAG GTGCATGGTGGCCTGCTGCAGATATTCCCTGAGGGCCGGCCCGTGGTAGCCAACATCGAGCCACTCTTTGACCGCCTGCTCATTTTCTGGTCGGATCGGCGGAACCCTCATGAGGTGAAGCCAGCCTATGCCACCAG GTACGCCATCACTGTCTGGTATTTTGATGCCAAGGAGCGAGCAGCAGCCAAAGACAAGTATCAGCTAG CATCAGGACAGAAAGGTGTCCAAGTACCTGTATCACAGCCGACCACGCCTACCTAG